From Parus major isolate Abel chromosome 1A, Parus_major1.1, whole genome shotgun sequence, the proteins below share one genomic window:
- the LOC107205029 gene encoding cystine/glutamate transporter-like, which translates to MGKHKKEEAIFLRKKITLLRAFSLLIGSMVGSGIFISPKGVLKNSGSVGFSLVVWFSCGLFSMFGALCYAELGTRITKSGGHYIYILETLGPLPSFLFLWAEFFAIRPANSAVVSLAFGRYMLEPFFTPCAAPVPAVKLVSLLGYYMVLTLNSWSVTWSARLQTALSVVKLLALALIIVPGMMLLAQGHTENFQDAFDRQSLVLDKLPLAFYAGMFAYSGWFQTSFVREELVKPERNIPLAVIVSVISVIVGYMLTNVSYYTVLGTQDVLASPAVAVSFVQRAFKSLISVVPVLVALSCFGTMNGGIFTFSRTLFVASREGQWPPLFSMIHIRRHTPLPAVMLMFPLVTAMVCIGDIYHLLNFFSFSRWLFIGLATLGLIVHRHRHPELHSPFRVPLFVPVSFTIICLFTVAMSFYSDPVSISIGCTMVLSGFPVYYLIIHRQMSDRCRNLFYYLTHKLQLLLEVVQQEIKTY; encoded by the exons ATGGGGAAACACAAGAAAGAAGAGGCCATCTTCCTGAGGAAAAAGATAACTTTGCTGCGAGCTTTCTCACTGCTCATCGGCAGCATGGTTGGCAGTGGCATCTTTATTTCCCCCAAAGGAGTACTGAAAAACTCCGGCAGCGTGGGATTCTCCCTGGTTGTGTGGTTTTCCTGTGGGCTCTTCTCCATGTTTG GTGCCTTGTGCTATGCAGAGCTTGGAACAAGAATCACCAAGTCCGGAGGACATTATATCTACATTTTGGAGACACTAGGGCCTCTGCCAAGCTTCTTATTCCTGTGGGCAGAGTTTTTTGCTATCAG GCCTGCCAACAGTGCTGTGGTTTCCCTGGCATTTGGTCGCTATATGCTGGAGCCGTTTTTCACCCCCTGtgctgcccctgtccctgcGGTGAAGCTGGTCTCTCTCCTGGGCTACT ACATGGTCCTCACCCTCAATTCCTGGAGTGTCACCTGGAGCGCGCGGCTGCAGACAGCTCTCTCCGTTGTCAAACTCCTGGCTCTTGCACTCATCATCGTGCCAGGGATgatgctgctggcccagg GCCACACCGAGAACTTCCAGGATGCTTTTGACAGACAGTCGCTGGTTCTGGATAAGCTCCCCCTGGCTTTCTATGCAGGCATGTTCGCATACTCCGGCTG GTTTCAGACCAGCTTTGTGCGTGAAGAGTTGGTCAAACCTGAACG AAATATCCCCCTGGCTGTCATCGTGTCCGTGATCTCGGTAATTGTGGGGTACATGCTCACCAACGTCTCCTATTACACAGTTCTGGGAACACAAGATGTTCTGGCTtctcctgctgtggctgtg AGCTTTGTGCAGCGAGCTTTCAAAAGCCTGATCTCCGTGGTCCCTGTCCTTGTCGCACTGTCCTGCTTTGGAACCATGAATGGAGGAATCTTCACATTTTCAAG GACTCTGTTTGTGGCTTCCAGGGAAGGGCAGTGGCCTCCTCTCTTCTCCATGATCCACATTCGAAGGCATACCCCCCTTCCCGCCGTCATGTTAATG TTCCCTTTGGTCACTGCCATGGTGTGCATCGGAGACATCTACCATCTACTGAACTTCTTCAGCTTTTCCCGATGGCTCTTCATAGGATTAGCCACCCTCGGGCTCATCGTCCATCGGCACCGTCACCCGGAGCTGCACAGCCCCTTCAGG GTTCCCCTGTTTGTTCCTGTCTCTTTTACCATCATCTGCCTCTTCACAGTGGCAATGTCTTTCTACTCAGACCCTGTGAGCATTAGCATTGGATGCACCATGGTTTTGAGTGGTTTTCCAGTCTACTACCTCATAATTCACAGGCAGATGTCAGACCGCTGCCGCAACCTGTTCT ATTATCTTACACATAAACTACAGTTACTGCTGGAAGTTGTCCAACAAGAAATCAAGACTTACTGA